In Deltaproteobacteria bacterium, the sequence GCGGGGAGGGCGCGGTGGACGCCGCTGGCCGGGCCCTCGAGGTGGCCTTCGACAAGACGGGCACCCTGACCCGGGGCGAGATGAGCGTGGCCGAGGTGCGCTGCGAGGGCATCGAGCGCGGGGCGCTCCTCCGCATCCTGGCCGCCCTGGAGGAGCGGGCCGGTCACCCCATCGCCTTCGCCATCTCCCGGGAGGTCGAGGGCGAGGCGCTCCCGGAGGTCGAGGGCGTCCGCGTCGAGGCCGGGCGGGGGGTGCGGGGGCGCCACGAGGGCGCCCTGCTCCTGGCCGGCAGGCCCGACTGGGTGGTGGAGGAGTCCTCGCCCGCGCCGCCGGCCCTCGCCGGGGCCATCGAGGCGGCGCGCGAGGCAGGGCGGCCGGCCATCGCCGTCGCCCGGGAGGGCCGGGTGATCGCCACCCTGGCCTTCGACGATCCGATCCGCGGGGAGGCGGCGGCGACCGTGGAGCGGCTCCACGCCCTCGGGCTGCACACGGCGGTGCTCTCCGGCGACGCCGGGCGGGCCGTGGCGGCGCTGGCCGCCGAGGTGGGGGTGGGGGAGGGCCACGGTGATCTGCTCCCCGAGGACAAGGCCGCCTGGCTCGAGGAGCGGCACGCGGCCACCGGCGAGCGGCCGATCTTCGTGGGAGACGGGGTCAACGACGCCCCTGCCCTCGCGGCCGGCGTCGGGGTGGCCGTGGCGGCCGGGACCGACTTCGCCCGGGAGACCGCCGCGGTGCTGCTCCTCGACGCCGACCTCGGCCGCCTGGTGGGCTTCGTCGAGGCCGCCCGCCGGATGCGGCGGATCATCAAGCAGAACCTCGCCTGGGCCTTCGCCTACAACGTGGTGGCCGTCGCCCTGGCGGCCTCCGGCAACCTCGATCCGGTGATCGCCGCCGGGGCCATGGTGAGCAGCAGCGTGCTGGTCACGATGAACTCCCTGCGCTTGCGCCGCCCGGCCTAGAGGAGCTGCAGGGTGATGGCCATGACGGCCATCCCCGCGATGAGCCCGTAGAGGCTCTCGTGTCCCTGGCCGTACTTCTTCGCGTTCGGGAGCATCTGGTCCAGGGAGATGAAGACCATCACCCCGGCCACCCCGGAGTAGACCAGCCCCTGCAGGCTGTCCGAGAGGAAGGGGGCGAGCAGCGCCCAGCCCAGGAGGGCGCCGATGGGCTCCGAGATCCCCGAGAGGAAGGAGAAGATGAAGGCCTTGCGCTTGCTCCCGGTGGCGTAGAGCACGGGCACGGAGATCGAGATGCCCTCGGGGATGTTGTGGAGGGCCACGGCGATCGCGATGGAGACGCCCACCGCGGGATCGTTCACGGCCGCGAAGAAGGTGGAGATCCCCTCCGGGAAGTTGTGGACGCCCACCGCCAGCGCGGTGAAGAGCCCGAGGCGCTCGAGGTGCTTGCCGTCGCCCGCCGGGAGCTCCACGTCCTCGAGGAGGACCGCGTCGTGGGGGTTCTCGTAGGAGGGCACCAGGAGGTCGATGGCGAAGATGAGGAGGATGCCCACGAAGAAGGCGATCATGCTCCACCAGCCGCTGGCGCTCTCGCCGAGGTCGCCGATGAGCAGCTCTCGCCCGCCGGGCAGCATCTCCACGAAGGCGATGTAGATCATCACGCCCGCCGAGAAGCCCAGGGTCGCCGAGAGGAAGCCGGGGTGGCTGCGCTTGCCGAAGAAGGCGATGGTCGAGCCGATACCCGTGGAGAGTCCGGCGAGGAGCGTCAGCCCAAGTGCGAGTAGAATCCTGTTGTCCATGATCGGGCGCGCCCGGAACCCTCGTCTACACCTTCGGGTCCCGTCTCCTCAAGGCGCAAGGTAGAGTGACCCCCATGCACCTGGCCTCGATCCACGTCGGCCGACCGCGGGCGGTGAGCTGGCAGGGAAAGACCCTCCAGACGGCCATCTTCAAGGAGCGGGCCGGGGGTCCGGTGCGGGCCGCCTTCGGCCGCCTCGAGGGGGACGAGTCGGCTCACAAGGAGGTCCACGGCGGGGAGTACTCGGCCGCCTACTCCTACGCCTCCGAGCACTACGCCTTCTGGCGGGCCGAGCTCGCGCGGGCCGAGCTCGCCCCGGCGGCCTTCGGAGAGAACCTCTCCACGGTGGGCCTCGACGAGGCCGAGGTCTGCGTCGGTGACCGCTACCGCTTCGGTGAGGTGCTGCTCCAGGCGACCCAGCCCCGGATCCCCTGCGCCAAGCTGGAGATGGCGACCGGGACTCCCGGCATGATCGAGCGCTTCTCGGCCTCCGGCCGCTGGGGGATCTACTGGAGGGTCCTCGAGGAGGGGGTGCTTCGAGAGGGCGACCGCATCGAGTGCGTCTCCGTGGATCCCGCCCGGCTGCCGATGTCGCTCTTCTACGACTACGAGTCCGCTCCCCGCGCCCTCCTCGAGGCGACCCTCGAGCACGAGGCCCTGCACCCGATGTGGCGCAAGCGGATCCGCCAGCGGTTGAACAAGCAAGACGAGGGTCCGTCGAACTGACAAGCGCCCGGCCTTGCCGTAGGTTGGCGGGGTCTTCGATGGCCAATGCGCCCGTGGGTGGGCGCCCGGAGGACAGGACGACCATGCGCTCCACGACCCGCTTCTTCGCTCCAGTCGGGCTCCTGACCCTTCTCCTCGGCGCCCTCCTCCTCCCGCGGCCGGCTCCGGCCTTCTACAACGTGAAGGCGGGGGATCCGGTCCCCGCCGACGCCCTGCCCACCTTGACCGGCGACGAGGCCCGGCTCTGGGTGGAGGGCGTGGACGCCAGCGTCTTCGTCTTCTTCAAGCCCGATCAGCCCAACTCGGTGACCGCCCTGGAGGCCGTGGCCAAGCTGCCCGAGGCGATGTCCGGCAAGAAGCTCCACATCGTCGCCGTCGTGAGCACCACGTACGAGGAGGAGCAGATCGAGACCGCCCTGGCCAAGGCCGGCTTCGAGGGGCCGGTCATGTTCGACCTGGACGACGAGTTCTACGGGAAGCTCGGCGCCGTGCTCACTCCGGCGATCGGGATCACCTCTTCGGAGGGCAAGCTGGTGCACTACCAGGCCTTCCACCAGCTGAACCTCGGCCGGATCCTCCAGGCCCACCTCCAGCACCACTTCGGCGAGCTCGACGACGAGGGCCTGAAGCGGGTGCTCGAGCCCCCGAAGGCCACCCAGGGGGGCGACGGCGCGATCGCCCGCCGGCGGGTGAACATGGGGCGGATGCTCTTGATGGCCAAGAAGCTGGAGAAGGCCCTCAAGATGGCGGACGAGGCCATCGAGAAGGATCCCGAGTTCGTGGGCGGCCACGCCCTGCGCGCCGCGGTGCTGGCGGCGGGGGAGAACTGCAAGGGGGCCCGCGCCAGCCTGAAGAAGGCCGTCGCGCTGGATCCCGAGCACGAGCTCGTCCTCCAGGCCCAGGAGGCCTGCCCGGAGAAGGCGGGCGGGAAGAAGGAGGCCAAGGCCGAGCCCGGAGCCAAGGCCGAGCCGAGGGCGAAGCCCGAGGAGAAGCCCGAGGCGAAGGCGGAGGAGAAGCCCGAGGCGAAGGCCGAAGAGAAGGCCGAGGAGAAGCCCGCAGAGTAGTCGGCAACCCCGCCGGCCCCGAGCGGCTATGATGGTGGCTTCTGGCCGCCCTCGGACCTGGAGCCCGCTCATGCCCTGCCGCCTCGCCTCGACCTCGATCCCGGCCCTCCGCACCCTCGCCCTGGGCCTCGGGCTCCTCTGGATCACCTCCGCCTGGGCCCAGCCCCGCTGGGTGCGCCTCTCCTACGAGGGGGACGCCTCGAGCTCGGTGACGGTCTCCTGGAACACCGACTCCGCCACCGATAGCGAGATCGTGCGCTACGGTCCGACCACCCAGTACGGAACCGAGGTCTCGGCGACCGACGCCCCCATCCCGCTACCCGGCACCCTGGGCTTCGTCCACCAGGTCCAGATCCTCGGCCTGGAGCCCGAGACCGAGTACCACTACAGCGTCGGCGGTCCGGGGGCCTGGTCGGCCGACGCCATCTTCCGCACCGCGCCGGCGGATCGCTGCGGGGGTCCCCTGCGCTTCGTGGCGCTGGGCGACGGCCGCTCCCAGGACGACTCGGGGGTGGACGACAAGTGGCACGAGATCCTCCTCGACGCCGTCGCTCACGACCCCCTCTTCATCCTCGACACCGGTGACCTGGTGAAGGACGGCAAGAGCGATCCCCAGTGGGTGGACTGGCTCACCGAGACCGACGCCTTCAATCCCTACTTCCCCCACCAGCCCTCCATCGGGAACCACGACGACGACACGATGACGGGCGACGGGGCGATGTACAACGACATCTTCGCCCTGCCGCGAAACCTCTCCAGCGGGACCGAGGACTTCTACTGGTTCACCGCCGGTGACGCGATCTTCGTGGCCATCTCGTCGACCACCTACAACCAGGACGCCTTCGCCCAGCAGGCCGCCTGGCTGGACCAGGTGCTCACCGACAACCCCCGGCGCTGGAAGTTCGTCTGGATGCACCACCCGCCCTACACCTCCCACGCGAACTTCTTCGGGACCGAGTTCAACCACCCCCCGAACGAGGTGAACCAGAACGCGGCGCTGGTGCCCATCTTCGACAAGCACCACGTCGACGTCGTCTTCGCCGGCCACAACCACTACTACGAGCGCTTCGACCCCCTGAACTACAACCCGGGCGATGTCGAGCAGGGGCAGCTCGCCAGCGGCTTCGACACCGGGACGGTCTACGTGATCACCGGCGGCGCCGGCGCCTTCACCTACGACGAGTTCGACCTGGGCGGGGTCACCATCGACCTCATCGACTGGGTCTGCAGCCCCTTCACCGCGGCGAGGGGCTCCGCGATCTGCTCGGGCAAGCACCACTACACGGTGGTCGAGATCGTGGACAACGTGCTGACCTTCGAGGCGATCACCACTCGCAAGCAGAACTTCGGCGACGAGACCCCCTTCACGATCGAGACCTTCCAGATCACCAAGCCCGATCTCGGCCCCTGCCCGCCCCCGGATCCCACCGACGGCGGCACCGGCGACGGGGGCCCCGGTGACGGGGGCGCGGACGGCGGCGCCGACGCGGGTCCCGACGCGGGAGGCGAGCCGGACGCCGGCACGGATCCGGACGCGGGTCTGCCGGATGGCGGCGTCCCGGACGGGAGCACCCCCGACGGCGGGACGATCACCGACGCCGGGACCACCGGGGACGGCGGGGGCGGCGGCACGGAGGCCAAGGGCTGCGGCTGCGAGAGCGAGGGTCCCGCGGGGGGAGGGCTCGCGCTCCTCCTGGCGGGTCTCCTCGGGCTCGCGCTCCCCGGCCGCCGCCGCCGGACGGGGGACTGAACGCCGCCGGCGAAGGTTCGGTCAGAGCTGTGACTTCCGTCATGGCAGCCGGAATTCGGCTCACCTAGGGTTGCGCCTCCCCTGAGCCTCGCGGAATCATGCGTCCGTTCGGGGAGTAACCGAATTGGTCCAAACCTAGCTGGGAGAAAACACAATGGAAGGTAGTGGTGGTGGTGGCGGCGGGATCGTCGTCCTCCTGATTCAGCTCGCGATCGCGGTCCTGATGATCGCTTCGATGTGGAAGATCTTCGTCAAGGCCGGGCAGCCGGGCTGGGCGGCCATCGTTCCGATCTACAACGCCGTCGTGCTGCTGCAGGTCGCGGGCAAGCCGATCTGGTGGATCGTGCTCTTCTTCATTCCGCTCGTGAACTTCGTGATCGCGATCCTGGTCATGGTCGCCCTCGCCGAGCGCTTCGGGAAGGGCGTGGGCTTCGCGATCCTCATGCTGCTCCTGCCCTTCGTGGGCTACCCGATGCTGGGCTTCGGGGACGCGCAGTACCAGGGCTGATCCGATAGAGCCTGACGGCTCTCGACGAGGGAGGGCTCCTTCTTTGAGGGGGGTTCTCCCTTCGTCTTGGTTCGAGGGGTCGGCTACTTCCCCAGGCTCGACTGGAAGTACTGACCGACCCGCTCCCGGATCCGGGCCGCCTCCCGGGCGGCGTCCTCGGGCTCTCTCTCCCCGTCGGCGGGCGTGATGGTGACCGCGAAGTTGTCGCTGGTCTCCTCCTCGCCGGCCTCGTTCCGGCGCTTCATCCGCGAGACCATCATCTGGGTGTCGCTCTCGTCCTCGGGGTACTGCTCGGCGAGGCGCGCCTCGAAGCGGCCGAGCGCCTCCCGCAGGGCCTCCTCGGTGTCGCCGACCGAGAGCACGCCGTGGACGATGCAGGGGTACTCGCTGCAGTCGATGGCCCGGACGTCGCCGGGGATCTCCCCCAGGCGCAGCGCCTCCTGGAAGGCGCTCATCAGGGCCTCCTCCCGGTAGCGGGCGTCGAGGCCATCGGGGAAGGGGATCGCCTGGCGGATCGGATCCAGGTCGGCCTTCTTCATCGCGTGGAGCTTCTCCCGTAGCGCCTCCACCTCCTGGCGGAGGGCGACGGTCTCACCGTCCAGCACCTCCGGCGCGATCCGGCCGCCCTCCTTCAGGGAGCTCAGCTGCTTCTCCAGGCTCTCGACCCGGCCCCGGAGGGCGTCCCGCTCGGCCAGGGTCGCGTCCAGCTCGCCCGGCGCCGCGGCCCCGGTGTCCACCCGGAGCACCCGCTGCTTGCGCGGCGCTCCCTTCACCCCGGTGGAGGCGACCTCTCCGGGGCCGACCCGCACCTCGCCGCCCTCGTTGGAGAGGAGGACGCCCCCCTCGTAGACCGACACCACCAGGCCGCGCTCGGCCACGAGCTGCACCCGGAAGCAGGTGCCCTCCACCACGACCGAGCCGGCCGGGGTCTCCACCCGGAAGGGCGCCCCGGTGTCCACCCGGTAGAAGACGTCGCCGCGCTGCTGCTGCACGGTGGCCTGCCCTCCCATCTGCACCGACCAGAGGAGCGCGGCGCCGGCCTCCGCGACGGCCCGGGCCCGCGCGCCGATGGCGAGCTCGGTGCGGGTGTCGGCGTGGCTGCTCCCGCTCGAGGGCAGGATCAGCCAGTGGTCGATGCCGCCGAGCACGACGACGGCGAGGAGGGCCGCGGCGGCGCCGAGGCTCATCGGAGCGAGGCGCGCTCGCCAGCGGCGGGCAGGCGCCTCGGCGGGGGCGGAGAGGGTCTCGGCGGCGCGCGCCGCCAGGACCCGGTCGGCGAAGCCCTCCCGGGCGCTCGGGGCCGACCAGGCGGCGCGCAGCTCTTCCTCCAGCCGGGTGTCGTTCGCTTCCCTGGGATCAGTCATGGCTCACCTCTTCGAGGGCGTCTCGCAGAGCGGTACGCGCCCGGGCGATGCGGGACTTGATGGTGCCCTCCTCCACGCCCAGCAGGCCGGCGATCTCCCGGTAGGAGAGCTCGTGGTGGATGCGCAGGACGAAGGCGGCCCGGTACTCGGGCGTGAGGGTCGAGAGGAGGGCGTCGACCTCGGCGAGGAGCACGCGCTGCTCGGGCCGGAGGGCCTCCCGCTCGTCCACGGCGAGGCTCTCCTCGATCGCGTGGGGCAGGCTGTCGGGCCGGATCCGGCGGAGGCTGTCGATGGCCAGCCTCGTGGCGATGGTCAGGATCCAGGTGGAGAGGCGGGCCGGCCCCTGGATCTGGAAGCGGGGCAGGGCGCGGAAGACCCGCAGGAAGCACTCCTGAGCCAGGTCGTCGATCTCGGCGCCTCTCCCGGCAGGCCCCAGGAGCCGGCCGAGGAGGGCGTGGACCGGCCCCTGGTAGCGCTCGATCAGGGCGCGGCTGGCCCCCGGGTCGCCCTGGCGGGCGCGGGCCACGGTCAGATCGTCGAGCTCCCCCGGGGGGGCGGCTCGCCGGGAGGCGTCGGGCATGGCCAGGCTCATACCCCGTTTCACGGGCGGGAGGGCAGAAGGTTCCCGGGCCTCGCGGGATTCCCCCCGGGCGGCGCGAGGGTAGAGTCGGGCCATGGCCGCCGATCGCCCCGAGGACGTCGACCCTCGCGAGGACGAGGTCGTGGAGCTGCCCATCGACGGCACCCTCGATCTGCACACCTTCCACCCGAGGGAGGTGAAGACCCTGGTGCCCGAGTACCTCGAGGCCTGCCGCGAGCGGGGGATCCTCGAGGTGCGGCTGATCCACGGGAAGGGCACCGGCCAGCTGCGAGAGCGGGTCCACGCCATCCTGCGCCGCCTGGACGGGGTCGAGCACTTCGCCCTGGCGGGGGAGGATCGCGGCGGCTGGGGGGCCACGGTGGTCTTCCTCGGGCCCCTGCCCTGAAGCTCCCCGCGGTGGATGTGGGGGACGAAGCCGAGGGCTAGAATGAGGGGTGAACGGGGGGGCGAGATCGCACCCTCCCAGGGAGGCGTCATGCGAGTTCGCATCATCGCGGGGATGGTCATTCTCTTCTCTTCGTCCCTCCTGGCCGCGGGCTGCGACCCCGGCCTGCAGGCGGACAACCCCTTCGACCCCGCGACGCCGGCGAACAACCAGGCGCCGGCGAAGGTGGAGGGGACGGTCTTCGCGCGCAGCGCCGAGGGCGCGGATCCGCGCCCGCTGCAGAGCGCTCACCTGAGCCTCCTGCGCACGGATCGCACCGAGCCCCTCACCTACGACACCGCCGCCGCGGGGACCTTCGCCTTCGAGGACCTGCAGCCCGGCACCTACCTGCTGGACGTCAGCCACGCGTCTCACCTCTCCCAGGCCCGGGAGTTCGAGCTCGGGCCGGGGGAGACCCGCAGCCTGCCCATCCTCCTCGACCCCATCCCCACCGTGGTCGGGGCCGAGGCGGGCGCGCTGACCGGCGTCGTCCTGCTCGAGGGGGAGCAGTCCAAGCCCGCCGGCGTGCAGGACCACTCGGGCATCCTCGTCGAGGTGGTCGGAGAGAGCCTGCGCACGACCACCGCCAAGGACGGCCGCTTCGACCTGATCCTCGCGCCGGGCGACTACACCCTGCGGATCTCCGCCCGCAACCACGCCGATCACCTCACGGCCGACCCGCTCTCCGTCTCCGCCGACACCGTGACCGAGCTCTCCACGGCCGCCTCACCCCTGGTGCTCCTGGCCCTCCCCGGCGCCATCCTCGGCAGCGTCGTGCTGGAGAACGTCGATCCGGCCGAGCCCACCTACCCCGTGGACCTGCCTGGCGCGGGAGTGAACGTCGCCCTCCTCGGCGCCAACGACGGTCCCACCGCCGCCGACGGCACCTACCGGGTCACGGCGCCGGCGGGGACCTACGTCCTGGCGGTCTCCCGGCCGGGGTGGGTGACCGACGAGACGCGGGTGGTGACGATCGAGGGCGGCGTCGATCTCTCCCTGCCGCCGATCCGCCTGCGGGCCTCGCGGGGCTCGGTGGCGGGCCGCGTCATCCTCGAGGGCCGGGCGGACCACGCGGGCGCGCTGGCCTCGCTCTCCGGCACGACCTTCGCGGCCACCAGCACCCCCACCGGCGAGTTCGAGATCCGCGAGGTGCCGGTGGGCACCTACGAGCTGATGGTGCAGCGGGATGGCTATCGCACCCGTACGCTCGGCAGCGTCACGATCTCCGAGGGCCTCGCGACCCCGGTGGGTGACATCGACCTCTTCCAGCAGGTGGGCGCCTTCGCCATCAACGCCGGCGCCGAGTTCACCAACGACCCGGTCGTGACCCTCTCCCTGGGCAACCAGAACGCGGTGGCGATGCGGATCAGCCATGACAGCTCCTTCACCGATCCGGCGCTGGGGGACACCGCCTTTGGCCCCTTCGCCCAGACCCCGAGCTTCACCCTCGTGGGGAGCGACGGCACCAAGACGGTCTACGTGCAGTACCAGGACGCCGCCGGGAGCAGCGGGCCGGTCTTCTCCTCCAGCATCGTCCTGGACACCACGCCTCCCCAGAGCGTCGGGCTGGTCATCGATCAGGGGAGCCCCTACACGAACGACGCCGGCGCGATCGTCTCCCTCCAGCTCCCGGCCGTGGACGATGCCGCCCCGGGGGCCGACCGCTCCAGCGGCGTCGACGCGATGCGGATCTCCAACGATCCGGCCTTCGCCGGCGCCAGCTTCGTCCCCTACGAGCTCTCGCGGGTCTGGACCCTCGCCACGCCGGGCAGTGACGGGTCCAAGACCGTCTACGTCGAGTACCGGGACCGGGCCGGGAACGTCTCGGCGCCGGCCAGCGACGGCATCGTGCTCGACCGGCAGGCGCCCACCCTGGTGGCGGGCACCTTCCAGATCGCCGGGGGGGCCGCCTACACCCGGCGCGCCTCGGTCGTGCTCACCCTCTCCAGCCCCGACGCGACCCGGATGGCCTTCTCCCAGGATGCGGGCTTCCCGGTGAAGGTCTACGAGCCCTACGCCGACGCCCGGATCTACGACCTGCTCCCGGGCGACGGGCCCAAGAGCGTCCACCTCCTGCTCATGGACGAGGCGGGCAACGAGGCCGGGCCCTTCCAGGCCAACATCACCCTGGACACCACCGAGCCGGGCGCGGTGACCCTCACCCTCACCGGCACCATCGCCGGAGGCCTCCCCTCGAGCTCCCTCACCGGCAGCCGGACCGTCGATCTCACCATCGGCGCCAGCGACGCCAGCGGTCTGGACCGGATGTGGATCGCGAACGACGCGGGCCTGGTCGGCGCCACGCAGGAGCCCTTCGCGACGAGCAAGCCCGGCTGGACCCTGCCCGCGGGCGCCGCGGATGGGCCCAT encodes:
- the zupT gene encoding zinc transporter ZupT, with protein sequence MDNRILLALGLTLLAGLSTGIGSTIAFFGKRSHPGFLSATLGFSAGVMIYIAFVEMLPGGRELLIGDLGESASGWWSMIAFFVGILLIFAIDLLVPSYENPHDAVLLEDVELPAGDGKHLERLGLFTALAVGVHNFPEGISTFFAAVNDPAVGVSIAIAVALHNIPEGISISVPVLYATGSKRKAFIFSFLSGISEPIGALLGWALLAPFLSDSLQGLVYSGVAGVMVFISLDQMLPNAKKYGQGHESLYGLIAGMAVMAITLQLL
- a CDS encoding MOSC domain-containing protein, with the translated sequence MHLASIHVGRPRAVSWQGKTLQTAIFKERAGGPVRAAFGRLEGDESAHKEVHGGEYSAAYSYASEHYAFWRAELARAELAPAAFGENLSTVGLDEAEVCVGDRYRFGEVLLQATQPRIPCAKLEMATGTPGMIERFSASGRWGIYWRVLEEGVLREGDRIECVSVDPARLPMSLFYDYESAPRALLEATLEHEALHPMWRKRIRQRLNKQDEGPSN
- a CDS encoding metallophosphoesterase family protein: MPCRLASTSIPALRTLALGLGLLWITSAWAQPRWVRLSYEGDASSSVTVSWNTDSATDSEIVRYGPTTQYGTEVSATDAPIPLPGTLGFVHQVQILGLEPETEYHYSVGGPGAWSADAIFRTAPADRCGGPLRFVALGDGRSQDDSGVDDKWHEILLDAVAHDPLFILDTGDLVKDGKSDPQWVDWLTETDAFNPYFPHQPSIGNHDDDTMTGDGAMYNDIFALPRNLSSGTEDFYWFTAGDAIFVAISSTTYNQDAFAQQAAWLDQVLTDNPRRWKFVWMHHPPYTSHANFFGTEFNHPPNEVNQNAALVPIFDKHHVDVVFAGHNHYYERFDPLNYNPGDVEQGQLASGFDTGTVYVITGGAGAFTYDEFDLGGVTIDLIDWVCSPFTAARGSAICSGKHHYTVVEIVDNVLTFEAITTRKQNFGDETPFTIETFQITKPDLGPCPPPDPTDGGTGDGGPGDGGADGGADAGPDAGGEPDAGTDPDAGLPDGGVPDGSTPDGGTITDAGTTGDGGGGGTEAKGCGCESEGPAGGGLALLLAGLLGLALPGRRRRTGD
- a CDS encoding DUF5684 domain-containing protein, with protein sequence MEGSGGGGGGIVVLLIQLAIAVLMIASMWKIFVKAGQPGWAAIVPIYNAVVLLQVAGKPIWWIVLFFIPLVNFVIAILVMVALAERFGKGVGFAILMLLLPFVGYPMLGFGDAQYQG
- a CDS encoding FecR domain-containing protein, with protein sequence MTDPREANDTRLEEELRAAWSAPSAREGFADRVLAARAAETLSAPAEAPARRWRARLAPMSLGAAAALLAVVVLGGIDHWLILPSSGSSHADTRTELAIGARARAVAEAGAALLWSVQMGGQATVQQQRGDVFYRVDTGAPFRVETPAGSVVVEGTCFRVQLVAERGLVVSVYEGGVLLSNEGGEVRVGPGEVASTGVKGAPRKQRVLRVDTGAAAPGELDATLAERDALRGRVESLEKQLSSLKEGGRIAPEVLDGETVALRQEVEALREKLHAMKKADLDPIRQAIPFPDGLDARYREEALMSAFQEALRLGEIPGDVRAIDCSEYPCIVHGVLSVGDTEEALREALGRFEARLAEQYPEDESDTQMMVSRMKRRNEAGEEETSDNFAVTITPADGEREPEDAAREAARIRERVGQYFQSSLGK
- a CDS encoding sigma-70 family RNA polymerase sigma factor, translated to MPDASRRAAPPGELDDLTVARARQGDPGASRALIERYQGPVHALLGRLLGPAGRGAEIDDLAQECFLRVFRALPRFQIQGPARLSTWILTIATRLAIDSLRRIRPDSLPHAIEESLAVDEREALRPEQRVLLAEVDALLSTLTPEYRAAFVLRIHHELSYREIAGLLGVEEGTIKSRIARARTALRDALEEVSHD
- a CDS encoding Smr/MutS family protein; its protein translation is MAADRPEDVDPREDEVVELPIDGTLDLHTFHPREVKTLVPEYLEACRERGILEVRLIHGKGTGQLRERVHAILRRLDGVEHFALAGEDRGGWGATVVFLGPLP